A window of Candidatus Nealsonbacteria bacterium genomic DNA:
GGGGCAAAATTGTGTACCTCCGAGAATCGACAGCAACAATTGACGTACCATTTAACAATGGCTAATCCGATCAGCCCGGTGATAACACCAAGAGTTATTCATCAGATATCGACAGATGACCAACCCCTTTTGAATATCATAGAAATCACAGGAGATCCAGACTGGTTCAAAAAATGGAAAAACGGAGGAGGGCATACCTTCGAAACGTTCCCGCAACAGCCTTAACATCTTGTCGAAAAAAATACCTGAGTTATTCCTAACGGAATAACCAGGTTTTTTTGTAATATAATATGAGAAAGTATAGACGTCGCCTCTTAATTTTGTTATAAATAATTACAATGCAAAAGCGAATATTTTTTGGTTTTTTAATTTTGGCTTCATTGACAAGTTTTAGCTTTGGAATTTTAGTTGGCAGGACAACAGTCGAACCAAAGATAATTTTTGGAGTCATAAACCCTGAGGAAGGAAAATCTCAAGAAGTCGATTTCTCTCTTTTTTGGAGGGTTTGGGCAAGTATTCAAGAAAAATTTGTTGACGAAGAAAAATTTGACTATCAAGTAATGCTTTACGGTGCTATTTCCGGAATGGTAAATGCCTTGGATGATCCATATACTGTTTTTTTTAATCCCGAAGAGGCCAAAAAGTTCAAAGAAGATGTTTCTGGAAAATTTGAAGGAGTCGGCATGGAGGTCGGAATAAGAAAAAACGAATTAACAGTTATTGCTCCTTTAGAAGGAACACCGGCTCAAAAAGCGGGACTAAGGGCTGGAGATAAAATTATAAAAATTGGAGACACGATTACAGGTGAGCTGACAATTGATGAAGCGGTTAGTTTCATTAGAGGGCCAAAAGGAACAGAAGTAACTTTAACAATTTTTCGAGAAGATTGGGGAATACCAAGAGAAATTACGTTAATTAGAGAAGTAATTGAAATACCTTCATTAAAATGGGAATTACTCGCCTCGCCAGGCGAAGCCGGTGGGAAAGAACCCGATATAGCCTATATAAAGCTTTATCATTTTCATGAAAAGGCTGGAGTTGATTTCAAAAAAGCAGCTTTTGACATTTTAGAAAGCCCAGCCAAAAAAATAATTTTAGATTTAAGAAATAATCCAGGAGGTTATTTAGAGATATCTCAAGATATTGCTGGTTGGTTTTTAGAAAGAGGCCAAGTTGTGGTCATTGAAGATTTTGGCGAAGGCAAAGAGAAAAAAGACTACAAAGCCGGGGGGAATGAACTATTCTTAGAATATCCCATGGTAATTTTAATCAATCAGGGATCGGCTTCAGCCTCTGAAATTTTAGCTGCTGCTCTTCGAGATAACCGTGGCATTAAAATCATTGGAGAAACTTCTTTTGGAAAAGGCTCTGTCCAGGAATTAGAAGATTTACCAGAAGGATCATCTTTAAAGGTTACAATAGCCAAATGGTTAACTCCAAAAGGTGATATTTTGACTGATGTTGGTTTGGAACCAGACATCAAAATAGATATGACCGAGAAAGATTACGAAGAAGAGAAAGACCCTCAGCTTGAAAAAGCTATAGAGATAATTGAACAATTATAAAGTTTATCGTTCGGTTGCCGAGCCGCAAATCACCGACCCTCAAAATCCCAGGACATTCGGCTGAGCCCTTCGGCAGTGAGCTCAGGACGAACCTGCTCAGTCGAAGCCCGAGATTTACAAACCGGTCGCTCAGCTCCCTGTAATTGCTGAGCAATTAAGCATAGGGTTATGAGAAAAAGAGTTATTATTTTAGTATCAGGGTTAGTACAAGGAATATTTTATCGATCTAATACTCTGGAAAAGGCTAAAGAGTTAAATTTGACAGGTTGGGTGAAAAATGAGTTTTCAAGTTCTGTGAAAATTGTGGCCGAAGGGGAAGAAGAAAATTTAGAAAAATTAATTGAATGGACAAAACAGGGCCCCGCTCTTGCGAAGGTTGATAAAATTGAGGTAGAATGGGAAAGAGACAGGGGAAAATTTAAGGATTTCGAAATTAGATATTGAATTAAGAATTATGAAAATCATATTACTAAAAGACGTTGAAAATTTAGGAAAGAAATATGAAGTAAGAAATGTTAAGGCAGGCCATGCCAGAAACTTTTTAATTCCAGAAAAATTGGCAAAACCAGCGACAAAAGAAGCCCTCAAATGGTTAGAAGTCCAAAAACAGATTTCAACAAAAAAAGTTGAAGAAGAATTAAAAGGAGTTCAGGAATTAGCTTCTAGTATTGACGGGCAAGAAATAATGATTAAGGTTAAAGTTGGCGAGAAAGATCAGCTTTTTGAGTCAATTACTCCTCAAAAGATTTCAGAAAAATTAAAAGAATTGGGCTTCGAAATTAAGAAGAATAAAATCTTACTTGAAGAACCTATTAAAGAACTGGGTGAATTTCCGGTCAAAATTAGACTTGAACACAATTTAGAATCTGAAATAAGAGTAATTTTAATCCAAGAAGAATAATAGCCCCACGAATTACCGATCAGTGCGAATATACGAAGCAACCCTACGGAGAGTTGCTTTAAGTAACAGCGTAGATTCGTAGATATTCGTAATTTGTGGAGGAGAATACTTATAACACGATTTATTTTTATATCGGGGGGGGTAATGTCGGGTATCGGCAAAGGAATAACAACGGCCTCAATTGGAAAAATCCTTCAGAGTAAAGGGTTCAAGGTTACGGCTGTTAAGATTGATCCTTATATTAATGTCGATGCCGGAACAATGAATCCCATTGAACACGGAGAGATTTTTGTAACCGAAGATGGAATAGAGTGTGATCAGGATATTGGGAATTATGAAAGATTTTTAGATTTGGACTTAACCACCGACAACTACATTACTACGGGTAGAGTCTATCAAGCCGTGATAAACCGGGAAAGAAATCTCGGTTACGGAGGAAGATGCGTTGAAGTTGTTCCCCATATCCCCCTGGAGGTAATCTCCAGAATTAACAGAGTAGCCAAAAGAGATAAAGCCGAAATTGTTCTAATCGAAATCGGAGGCACAGTGGGGGAATATCAAAATATGTTATTTTTGGAAGCAGCTCGTATGATGAAACTCTCTCAACCAAGAGGGGTTCTTTTTATATTGGTAAGTTATTTGCCTATACCCAAAATTATAGGAGAAATGAAAACAAAACCCACACAATACGCTGTAAGATCTTTGAATATGGCCGGTATTCAGCCAGATATCATTATCGCCCGCTCTCAGATTTCTGTTGATGAACCAAGAAAAAGAAAAATTTCTCTTTTTTGTAATGTAGCGTTAGAAGACGTTATCTCCGCTCCCGACATTGAATCGATCTACCAGGTACCTGTTAATTTTGAGAAAGATCAATTGGGTAATCGAATTCTAAAAAAGTTTGGGCTAAGAGCAAGAAAAAACAACCTAAAAGATTGGGCCAATTTAGTTAAGACTATAAAAAGAGCAAAAAAGCCGGTAAAAATTGGTATAGTTGGAAAGTACTTTGAAACAGGCAAATTTACCCTTATGGATTCTTATATTTCGATAATTGAAGCAGTAAAGCAGTCCTGTTGGTTTCACAAACGGAAGCCTGAAATTCATTGGTTAGGATCAGAAACATACGAAAAAAATTCTCAATCAGTAAAGAAATTGAAAGATTATGATGGAATTATTGTGCCAGGTGGGTTTGGAGACAGGGGAATAGAAGGAAAAATAAAAGCTATTGAATATTGCAGAAAAAATAAAATTCCCTTTTTTGGTCTTTGCCTGGGAATGCAGTTGGCAGTAGTAGAATTTGCCAGAAATGTCTGTAAAATTAAGAAAGCTTGTTCGGTTGAATTTTCCAAAAATTGTAAGTCTCCGGTGATTGATGTAATGCCGGAGCAAAAAGCTCTAATATCAGGAAAAAGATATGGCGGAACAATGAGGTTAGGAATCTATAAATGTAAAATAAAGCCCGGAACAATAAGTTTTAGAGCTTACAGCACTAATCCGGAGTTGAAAAGCATAACAGTCTCTGAACGCCACAGGCATCGATACGAACTGAATAATAACTTCAGAAAGGTCTTGGAATCCAAAGGAATGATAATGGCCGGCATCAATCCAAAAAGGAATCTTGTTGAAATTATTGAAATATCAAATCATCCTTTTTTTGTGGGCACTCAATTTCATCCTGAGTTTAAATCGAGGCCGTTAAACCCCCACCCTTTATTCAAAGAATTTATAAAAGCCTGCCTCAAAAAATCAAGCTAGTCGTCTTTCACTTCTCCTCTTAATTATGAAATAATTGCCTACTGTTCACATACAGCAAGAGGGCTGAGCGACTGATTATGTAATTCTTTTGTAAATTAAAAAGCACCATAGATTGGTTTCTACGGCGCTAGAAAGATTTATAGGAAGAAGGTTATTCTATATCAACAATTTTAGCAATTTTTTGAGAACTATCAAAGCGTCTGATCCGTTTTGTTCTAAATCGAACAACACCTTCTTTTGAAGCATAGAGAGTGTCATCTCTGCCTCGTCTGACATTTTTACCGGGAATAAATTTGGTGCCTCGCTGACGAATAATTATCATTCCAGGTCTGGCTAATTGTCCATCAGAAAGCTTCACTCCCAGATATTTTGGCAGAGAATCTCTCCCTAATTTTGTTGCGCCTGCTGATTTAGTCTTTGCCATATTTACTGCGTAAATATGGTAACCCCTCGCTAATTTTGCCGTTGTAAATTTAGTGATGGGGTGGCCATACCTTATTCTCATCTATGTTATCAAGTATCCCGCAATTTGTCAAAAACCATCAAGATGATATAATTTTACTAATTGGTGTTATTTTAATATCTTTGCTTTCTTTTGCTGCGGGCTACATATCAGGCGCCTTGCCAGAAAAAGAACTCATTCAATTTGAAGAGACGCAAAATTCATGAAAGAAATTCCATATCACATTGGCATTATCATTGATGGTAATCGAAGGTGGGCCAAAAATAAAAGTTTGCCCTTTCTTGAGGGACATCGGCGGGGATTAGAAAAAGTAAAAAAGATAGGGAGGTGGTGCAAAAAAAAGGGAATTAAGATTCTTACTCTATTTGCCTTTTCAACCGAAAATTGGAATAGGCCTAAAATTGAAGTTAGCTATTTAATGAAGCTAATAATACAGGCCTTGTCTCAAAAAAATATCAAAGAAATCGATGAAGACGGTATTCGCATTAAAATTATTGGCCAAAAAGAAAGACTATCTTCTCGACTGCAGGAAATAATAAAAAAGGCCGAAGCAACGACCCGAAACAACAGAGAAGGGATTTTAAATATTGCTTTAAATTATGGCGGGAAAGCCGAAATTGTGGAAGCTGTTAAAAAAATTATTAAAAAAAGAGTTCCATTTCATAAAATTAGCGAAAAATTAATTGAGGCAAACCTTTGGACTTCGGGCGAGCCTCATCCCGATCTGATTATTAGAACAGGAGGAGAAGAGCGTCTTTCGAATTTTTTAATCTGGCAGACAGCCTATTCCGAACTTTATTTTTCAAAGAAATATTGGCCGGATTTCACCGAGGAAGATTTAGACGAAATTTTGGAAGATTATTCTCATCGCCAAAGAAGGTTTGGGAAATAGGATAACGATCATAGCCGTAAAGACAGTAGCTAATTAGGAACTACCTTTATGGCTTTTTTGTTTCCGAAATCTTGTCTTAGATAAAACTAAATTAAAATGGAGAAAGATATATGAAATTTATTATAGAAAGACCAGAAGAAAATATTGTAAACTTAGCCAGAAAATTAGGGTATATACCAAAAGATATAACAGGGGGAGAGTTTAATCTTGTAAGACCGCTTCGGGGCAGAGAATATCCAAGATTCCATCTTTATCTAAAGGAAGACAAAGGAAGGGGCGTTCTTTTGTTTAGTCTACACTTAGATCAAAAGAAGCCATCTTATACCGGTACTCCAGCTCACGGCGGAGAGTATGAAGGAGAAGTGGTTGAAAAAGAAAGAGAAAGAATAAAGGAAATTATTGGAGAATAAATAACTTTCTCTTGCGGCGGGCTTGCCCACCTAAATTTCGAAGAAACTTAGGCGGGCTTGTTTTTTTGATAGAAATTTTATAAAATAGTTCTAGTATCTTTTACAACCAAAGAAGGAGGAAAAGACAAAATGCGGACTAGTCTTGAATGGATAGGTAAAATAATCAAATGGACAATTAAAGCAATTGAGATTTTTCTCGCTGCCATTGTGGCAATTTTGTTTATCTGTCTGTCTATAAGCGTCATTCCAATCGTAGGAACACTATATTTTGTTTCAACAATCCGTCGTGGATATCATGGAATTTGTAAATAAGAAAAGATAAGTTTTTTGTGTATAGGTAGAAGGTGAGCCAAACATGGTAGAGGAAATAAATAACCATTTTTATTCTGGTAGAACTCTGACGCCCGATGAACTGGAAATAATGAGATTCGTAAGGGATAAAAATCAATTGGAACGATACATATCCCAGCCGGATGGTTCTTATAAATGCCGATGTGGTAAAATAATTCTAGCAGTTCACGTTATTTATCCTATTTTAGACGAATTACTCCCAATAATAGGAATAGACAATCATCTCTGTGAAGAAGTCCCATATTGTCCTAATTGTGAAGAAAGACCAAAATCTTACGGTCCTCTTATTGATCCAAGGAATCATCCTAAAGGACGCAATTAATCGAGCGTCCTTTTTTATTTCACTAGAATAAAAAAGATATACAAAAAAGCTTGACATTCTTTTATGATTTGATATAATTTAAGAAGTCGGAAAGGAGGTGGCGAAATGGTTCTGATGAGTACGGAACCAGTACGGGAGGTACCGGCCGGAAACGGACTTACTTCAACAGAGCAGTTGAAGATTCACATAGGTGAAGCCAATTTACTCGGAATTCATCCGAGGAGACTCGAAAAGATCTTGGCAATTGAATCAATCCGAGGAAAGATCGTTCGACTCCGACGATGGATCGCTGATAATTGGTGAATAAGCCATCGCCTCCTAGCCCCCAGAGATCGCATCGCGTTGACGCAATCTCTGGGGGCTCATTTTTTTTGAGTGATTTACGTCCGTATAAAACTTCATATGGGGCAAGGTTTTTTGTTTACATTGAATCTGCCTGCAATAAGCTTGTCGAATTTGTCGAATGTGCTTGCCCTGAGTTTGTCGAGGGAGTAGAATGAGAGGAATATAATACAAAGAAATTCTGAAAAAACTAAAATCACTCTCTAACAAAAAGGCGGTGGCCGGAATGTCGCGATTCGGGATTAATCCGAAAAATACTTTGGGTATTTCTGTTTATATTATATGAGGTATCGCAAAGAAAATTGGGAAAAGAAATATAAATTTGAACAGGAAAGCAATTAAGGCAGCCGGAGATTCAGAGAATAGATTCAAAAAGCGCCAAATGGATAGCTTCTGATGCAATCAGAGAGTTAACAAGTAAAGCAGTTCAAAAAAGACTGCGTAAATAATGTTGGAATTTAATAGTCAAAATTTTGAAGAAGAAGTTTTAAGAAACGGAAAGCTGGTTTTAGTCAATTTCTGGAGGCCGGGATGTAAACCTTGTTTAGTGATTGAACCTATCATTGAAGAAGTGGCTAAAAAGTTTGAGGGTAGGGTAGAGGTTGGAAATTTTAATATAATGGAGAATCCTGAAATTGCCCAGAAATATAAAATTCCAGCGACCCCCACTCTTATCATTTTTAAAAACGGGAAACCGATAGAAAAAGCAGTCGGCTTACGTCTCAAGCAAGTTTTAATCGATAAGATTAATTCACTATTATAAATTCTACAAAAGTTCCATTTGGTACTAAAATTTATTAACGGTTTTTATTTTTTTATAAACCTGATATAATTAAGCTATGAAACACTATCCTTTAATCAGAACAATTTATCTCTATCTTTTTGCCTTGCTTGGTTTGGTGCTTTTGATTATCGGCGGAGTTCGCTTTGTTGATATGGGACTTAGGGCCTTTGTTTTTACTAAAGCCGAAGAAGAACAAAGACTTCTCCGCAAAGAGCCGCCTTATATGCCTTATTCGATTCAAAAAATTGAGGAGCTTCAAGAAAATGAGGAAAGGCTGTCTGAAGAAGAAAAAGCTGCCATTGGGCAATGGCTGACAGATTACAAAGACTGGCAGGAAAGAAGATCAAAAATTGATTATCTCACATCCAAAAGGCATCGGGATGCTTCTGTTAACTTAGCTTTGATTTTAGTTGGTTTGCCCTTATATCTCTATCATTGGAGAATTATTAGGAAGGAGACAAAAAACAGAGAGGAAACCCAAACGGCTGCTTAATCGGGAAATTAAAAAATCAATATGAAAAGAGGAGTATATAAACGATGTAAGGGAAAATTAGACTCTTGTAAAGGTAAATCAATAAAAATATTGGGTATTTCGAGCGGGAAAAGAAGCTCACTTGAATGTGCAAGAGAAAATCCCGTAAGTTTGTATTACCTAAACCTTACTTTGAAAGCAGCGAGAAGGAAGGGGGCAGAAACACGGTTAATTGATCTGAGAGATTTGAAAATTGGCGCCTGCAAGGAATGTTACAGTACTTGTCCTGCCCAGTGCCGATTTAATGAGAAAACAAATCAGTGCGATTGCTATGCTTTCCAGAATGATTATATGTTTATCGATGAAAAAACGGCATTACCAATAGAAGAAGCATATGATAAGGTC
This region includes:
- a CDS encoding S41 family peptidase, with product MQKRIFFGFLILASLTSFSFGILVGRTTVEPKIIFGVINPEEGKSQEVDFSLFWRVWASIQEKFVDEEKFDYQVMLYGAISGMVNALDDPYTVFFNPEEAKKFKEDVSGKFEGVGMEVGIRKNELTVIAPLEGTPAQKAGLRAGDKIIKIGDTITGELTIDEAVSFIRGPKGTEVTLTIFREDWGIPREITLIREVIEIPSLKWELLASPGEAGGKEPDIAYIKLYHFHEKAGVDFKKAAFDILESPAKKIILDLRNNPGGYLEISQDIAGWFLERGQVVVIEDFGEGKEKKDYKAGGNELFLEYPMVILINQGSASASEILAAALRDNRGIKIIGETSFGKGSVQELEDLPEGSSLKVTIAKWLTPKGDILTDVGLEPDIKIDMTEKDYEEEKDPQLEKAIEIIEQL
- a CDS encoding acylphosphatase encodes the protein MRKRVIILVSGLVQGIFYRSNTLEKAKELNLTGWVKNEFSSSVKIVAEGEEENLEKLIEWTKQGPALAKVDKIEVEWERDRGKFKDFEIRY
- the rplI gene encoding 50S ribosomal protein L9 yields the protein MKIILLKDVENLGKKYEVRNVKAGHARNFLIPEKLAKPATKEALKWLEVQKQISTKKVEEELKGVQELASSIDGQEIMIKVKVGEKDQLFESITPQKISEKLKELGFEIKKNKILLEEPIKELGEFPVKIRLEHNLESEIRVILIQEE
- a CDS encoding CTP synthase, encoding MTRFIFISGGVMSGIGKGITTASIGKILQSKGFKVTAVKIDPYINVDAGTMNPIEHGEIFVTEDGIECDQDIGNYERFLDLDLTTDNYITTGRVYQAVINRERNLGYGGRCVEVVPHIPLEVISRINRVAKRDKAEIVLIEIGGTVGEYQNMLFLEAARMMKLSQPRGVLFILVSYLPIPKIIGEMKTKPTQYAVRSLNMAGIQPDIIIARSQISVDEPRKRKISLFCNVALEDVISAPDIESIYQVPVNFEKDQLGNRILKKFGLRARKNNLKDWANLVKTIKRAKKPVKIGIVGKYFETGKFTLMDSYISIIEAVKQSCWFHKRKPEIHWLGSETYEKNSQSVKKLKDYDGIIVPGGFGDRGIEGKIKAIEYCRKNKIPFFGLCLGMQLAVVEFARNVCKIKKACSVEFSKNCKSPVIDVMPEQKALISGKRYGGTMRLGIYKCKIKPGTISFRAYSTNPELKSITVSERHRHRYELNNNFRKVLESKGMIMAGINPKRNLVEIIEISNHPFFVGTQFHPEFKSRPLNPHPLFKEFIKACLKKSS
- a CDS encoding 50S ribosomal protein L27; its protein translation is MAKTKSAGATKLGRDSLPKYLGVKLSDGQLARPGMIIIRQRGTKFIPGKNVRRGRDDTLYASKEGVVRFRTKRIRRFDSSQKIAKIVDIE
- the uppS gene encoding di-trans,poly-cis-decaprenylcistransferase, whose translation is MKEIPYHIGIIIDGNRRWAKNKSLPFLEGHRRGLEKVKKIGRWCKKKGIKILTLFAFSTENWNRPKIEVSYLMKLIIQALSQKNIKEIDEDGIRIKIIGQKERLSSRLQEIIKKAEATTRNNREGILNIALNYGGKAEIVEAVKKIIKKRVPFHKISEKLIEANLWTSGEPHPDLIIRTGGEERLSNFLIWQTAYSELYFSKKYWPDFTEEDLDEILEDYSHRQRRFGK
- a CDS encoding thiol reductase thioredoxin — encoded protein: MLEFNSQNFEEEVLRNGKLVLVNFWRPGCKPCLVIEPIIEEVAKKFEGRVEVGNFNIMENPEIAQKYKIPATPTLIIFKNGKPIEKAVGLRLKQVLIDKINSLL